Below is a genomic region from Gemmatimonadota bacterium.
GCAATTGGCGCAGTGGCATTGTTAATGGTCTCGTCAATTCCTAATGCCTTCATAGCCGAATACACATTCGCAGGTTGTGAAAGCGTATCTATCGAGCATTCTAACGATGACATATACGCTTACTGAATAGATCAACACTCTCCGTTGACAAATGCATCAATTTGCCAATTCAGCCAATCTGTTTCTGCCGTTTTCCGTAATTTGGTACTTCTGCAACCGGCTTCCCGGTTTTTCTGGAATCGTGTATTTGATCAATCCGGCTTTTCTCAACGCGCGAATCACTTTGTTGAGCTGTCCTGACACGGTTTTTTGACCCAGGCCGGTTGAGATGGACGATTTTGCCATGGGAGCCTGTAGAAGAAGTGACAAAACTCTCTGCTCAAGGCTTCCTTGTCGTGACTCTGGCTGTGACTCTGGCTGTGACTCTGGCTTAGCCTTGATTTGCTCTGGAATTGTCGGGTATCTGTAGGGCACTTGTTCGGTGACATGCGGGGGTATCTGCCCACCATGTTCAACCTGTCGCTTGAATGTTGTGACTACCCAGTTATCCGAGACCTCGATCACGGGTTCTTCTACCCCGTAGTCACGGCACTCCTGTCGGATGCGCCGGATGCCGCTGCCGATCTGCTCTACCATTCCCATGCGGTGAAACATTCCGAACAGAAGGGGATTTCGCGGCACGCTTTTGATTCCCAAATCTTCCTCCCGCATTCCCGCCGGCAACCCGCCCGGTGTGACAATTTCCAGCCGATCATAGAATATGTGTACCTGCACTTTAGCGGTGGATCGATAGTCTCGATGCGCGATGGCGTTGACCATTGCCTCGCGGAGTGCGTCTTCTGGTAGTTCGAGCCGTTCATCCCGTCCGCGAGCATGGGGAATTAATGCCGTGTTCAGCTTCGCCTGCATGTAGGCTATACAGTCGTTGTAGATGGCGCATATATCGCCTGTGAAGTTTTTGAGGTCGATGATATGCGTATTGGTTACGCCGCGAAGAACTGCACAGGTCACACCCGCTGTCAATGTGTAGCGTGTGATATCTTCCGCTAATAGCCACGCGCCCGCATGGGTCATGACCCCTTTTTCAAGCAAGTGCAGGTTTTCCAATGCCACGATTGGGTCCATGCCTTCGGGAATATGCGCCCGCTTGGCGAACTGCGCCCAGGCTTCTGGCGTCAGGTCTTTATCTATTTTGAAGTTACGGCAGGGTGTTTTGTCGAATCGAATGAGTCCTTCCTTAAAAAAGAATTCGCGGATTTCATCGCGTGACATTTGTTGCGAACTCGCGCCTTCGCGGATGTAATACTTGCCGCCAAAGGAATAGGGCTTACCATGCTGCTCTGGTACTGTGATGCAGAGCACGTCATTGACAGATTCCGTTTCCACTGCTATCGGCGGATCCGCTGATCGCGCGATGGACTGGACTTGCGACTTCAGCTTGTTGTGGTTCGCAACGCCAACGATTTCGCCGTCGTCTGTTACACCGATCAAAATGACGCCACCGGTCGCGTTCGCAAAGGCACAGATTTCACGACCCAGGTTAGAGGACATGGAACGCTTGAACTCTGTGGTAAAGCCTTCGCCGAGGGCGGTTATGTTGGAGAGTGTTTTTTCGTTCATATCTGGGAAATCTGATTTCACACCTTTCTGTTCACACTTCGGATATTTGCCTGGCAAATTCAGCCACTTGATCATATTCAGGGTGTTGCACAATTTTTTTGACTATCTCCAGCAAGCCTTCAAGAGGCCATCCTGGTGATCGAATCCCATCCTGCAACAGACTCTCAACCTTACTCTTGCTTTCGGGATAATCCTGATAAAAACAGGCGTAGCGATAAAACCATAATTCCAACTCAAGATTTTTAAGTGGATGAAGCAAAAACGCTTGATCAATAAAAGTTTTTGCTTGCTCAAAATATCCTTGTTGTAACAAAAACAAGGCATAATTGCCGTTGATGTTTGCATCATTCGGTTTTAACTCAAGAGCTTTTTCGTGATACACCTGTGCCTGTGTGTAATCTCTTTTATTATTTTTAATATCTTGGAGGAAAATGGTGTAATCGCTGTTGATGTCTGCATCATCAGGATCTAATGCAAGAGCTTTTTCGTGATACACCTGTGCCTGTGCATAATCTCTTTTAATAAGTGCAAGAAACAGGGCGTAATCGCTGTTGATATATGCATCATCCGGATCCAACTCAAGAGCTTTTTTGTGATACACCTGTGCCTGTGCATAATCTCTTTTAATGTCTTGAAGGAAAATGGCGTAATGGCTATTGATATCCGCATCATCCGGATCCAACTTAAGAGATTTCCGGTAATACTCTTCAGCCTGTGCATAATCCCTTTTGACAAATGCAAGAAACAGGGCGTAACATCGATTGATGGTTGCATCATCCGAATCTAACGCAAGGGACTTTTGGTGATATTTCTCTGCCTGTGCGTAATCTTTTTTAAAATCTTGAAGGAAAATGGCGTAATGGCTATTGATGTCCGCGTCATCCGGATCTAATGCGAGGGCTTTCTGGTAATACTCTTCTGCCTGTACGTAATCTTTTCTATAATATGTAAGCAACTCAGCGTAATTTCGGTTGATGGTTGCATCATCAGGGTCTAACTTAAGAGCTTTTTGGTGATATTTCTCTGCCTGTGCGTAATCTTTTTTAGGATTTGTAAGAAAAATGGCGTAATCGCTATTGATGGTTGCATTATCCGGGTCTAACTTAAGAGCCTTTTGGTGATATTTCTCTGCCTGTGCGTAATCTTTTTTAAAATCTTGAAGGAAAATGGCGTAATGGCTATTGATGTCCGCGTCATCCGGATCTAATGCGAGGGCTTTCTGGTAATACTCTTCTGCCTGTACGTAATCTTTTCTATAATATGTAAGCAACTCAGCGTAATTTCGGTTGATGGTTGCATCATCAGGGTCTAATGCAAGGGCTTTCTGGTAATACTTCTCTGCCCGTGCGTAGTCTTTTTTGGTATTTTCAAGGAAAATGGCGTAATCATTCATTAGTTCATAACTATCTGGGCATTTCTCCAGTCCCTCTTTATAAACAGATTCTATTTTTTCTGGATCAGTTTCTTTTGATGCCAGAAATCCATAGGTCAACCAATTAGGTTCCCCAAGCTTTTCGAGTTTGAGTATTTTGTCCAGCGCATCGGGTAACAAATCCGATCCTTCTTTGTTTTTAATGTAAACCTCTTTCATCTGCTTTCTATATCTCTTCACTCGTTCTTCAGCAATCCGCTCAATTTTTTCATCTGGCAAACCTATCCCAATTTTTTCACCGAGTAGTACCATCAGTTCATCAAAATCCTTAATAGGTATAAAACAGCCTTGTTTATCAACAACTAATTTTTCGATTTTACCTTTTGGATGTTCTTTCCCAGTAAAACACCAGTATATACCCTTGTGCTTGTACAAAACTCTTTTTAAAACATCCATAAAACCGCCATCGTTCCCGCCATAGCCAATCACGATTGGGATATAAGATTGAAAAATATCCTGCAAGCCACGTTCCAGCTTTTCATCAATATGCCCTGTTTCATCCTCCGTGTTTTGCGGGGAAAAAAAGAGGTCGTGGTGAACCTTGATAACCTGTGGCCGTTGTAGCTGGATGTTGATAAAACCGGCCAAATCCGCATGTCCAATTACTAACGGCTTTTTTGATGTATAAATGAAAAGCGCATCTTCGGTTAAGCTGTCAAAATTGGTTGTGATAACAATGTCGTGCTTTCCTTGTGCCAGGATCTCTGCCAGGAATGAATAACCACAGCTCGGTTCTGCTTTCTCCATAATCTCCTCAAAAAAATCATAGCCTGCCTGATGGTCTATCTCGAAGCGTTTGGCAAAAATTTGGTGATAAAAACTGGCGGGCGCATTTTTATTTATACCCTCCTCTCTGAGCCATGATTCAAAATGACCTTTGTCCAGGTCTTCTTTGATCTCGTTAAGCCATTGAGATGCTAATTCTGTGCCGGTGGGAATGCCGGAACTTTTGGATGCACCAGCCCCTAAAATAAAGCAAAACTTTCGATTCCGTTGTTCTCCGAAATGGCGAAGGAATTGTTTTAATGTAATTATTCTCGGCTTTGATTTATCATTTTGCTGGTTCTGTTTCATCCTAAAATCTCTCCACTCACCAACCGAATTTGCTGGTCATGCGGATGTAAAACTCGCGCTCCAGATCATCTTCACACTGCTCCATGACAATCAGATTATGCGACCAATCTATTTCTCGCACCAGTGGTGCGAGTTTTTCAGATGTCTTGCTCATGTCTCAATTCCTCAAAGTTCCTCTTAATTGATGTCGCCAACTTCATCGCCTCGGGAATAATTTCCAGCATGAACGCAATGAATGGCGTGCTTTCGCCTTCTGACGAACTCTGTCTGATGGCTTTGTAGTAGTCGCTTTGTCGGGCATGGACCAGACTTTCTACGGGGATGTGGGCGAATAGGGGTTTCCAGCGGGTCAGTATCAGGGTTTGCCAGAGCTGTCCCATCCGTCCGTTGCCATCTTCAAAGGGGTGAATGAACTCAAATTCGTAATGAAAGACCGAACTGGCGATTAGCGGGTGTTCATCGGTGCTACCCAGCCATGCCAGCAAGTTTGCCATGAGTTGCGGTACGCGCCCGGGGGGCGGGCCTATGTGATGGACTTCACCTCCGCCCATAACGCCAATGTCTCTGCGGCGATATTGTCCGGGTGCATCTAATAGACCGATCATCAGGATTTCGTGAGCACGCAACAGGTCGGCTTCGCTGGCGGGGTTCCACTGCTGGTATTGGTCGTAGGCTTTGATGGCGTTGCGGGCTTCCTGTATGTCTCTGAGTGGCGCAATAACGGGCTTGCCGTCGAGTATTGTGGAGACTTGTTCTTCGCTGAGGATATTGCCTTCAATGGCGAGAGATCCGCGAATCGTGAGGATGCGATTGATGCGTCGCAGGCGCAAGTCCTGCGAGATGCCCGTCGCGCGGCCAATCGCTTCACCGATTTCTTCAATGCGAAAGAGAATGTCCGGCGTGATTGTGTATGGTGGTTTTTCGATTTTCATTGTTTATATAGGGTGGTCAATATTGCAAAGTAGGTCTGCATCAATGTACTGAATCATGCGAGATTGCGCCACCCTTCATATTGTGATTTAGCGGTTAAAACCATGTGGATCGCGGCTCAACATCATGCCGCGATGACGAGAGCCTTTCACTTCACACTTCTCACCTCACAGTGAACTGGTCTGAACTGCGACCAGTTGTACATCGTTTCTCACTTCCCTTCGTGTTGGCAATCGCGTATGTTGGAGACGAGATCGCGTAATTTTATGTGAAGCAAAGGAGAGCCTTATGGAATGGAATTTTGAACAGGTGGCGGGTCCGTTTGGTTTTACCGAGGGTCCGGTGTGGGTGGGCGATGCGCTGTTGTTTACAGATATGCCGGGGGATCGCGCGATGCGCTACGATCACAGGACGGGTGTTTGCGACGAGTGGCGCACGGGTACGAATCGGGCAAATGGTCTGACTACTGATGCAGAGGGTCGGGTCTATGGCGCGGAGGGTACGTTTGATCCGAGTGGTGACAGATTTGTGGATGGTCCCGGGCGTCGCATTGCGCGGTATGAGAGCGATGGTTCGACGACTGTGATTTCCGACAATTTTGAGGGGAACCGCTTTAACAGTCCCAATGATCTCGTGGTGGATGCAAAGGGCCGGGTCTGGTTCACGGATCCGAGATATGGCGATGATAAGTCATGTATGGATATCGGTCACGAGTCGGTGTATCGGGCTGATCCCCAGGCCGATGGTTCGTACACAACTGTGCGGGTGACTTTTGATACGACAAAGCCCAATGGTCTGATTGTTACGCCGGATATGAAGACCCTGTATGTGGCGCAGAGCGATTATTTGCCCGAGACTGCCCGGGAATTGCGCGCGTATCCGATTGAGGGAGATGGATCACTGGGTGCTTGTGAGGTGCTCCACGATTTTGGTGCTGATCGGGGTATAGACGGTATGAGGCTGGATTCCAATCTCAATATTGTCGCGAGTGCAGGTTGGCCCGATGGTGGTCCCGGTCCGATGATTTACGTTTTTGCGCCCGACGGAGAGATACTCGAAGCACATCCTTTTCCTATCAATCCGACCAATTGTGAGTTTGGCGATGAAGATTTGCAGTCGCTCTATGTCACGGCTATCGATGGGTATTTGTACCGCGCGCGCACACATCTCAAGGGGTTGGGATAGGCTAGTACCACTTTGATTTATCCACGACATTGGTCAGTTCTTCACCCGCGAGGAAGCGGCGGGCGTTGTCGATGAGTATTTCGTAGCGGCGCTCGTTTATGTTGCCGGCGTCTCTGACGGCGATGTGTGGGGTCATCAGCACGTTGGGCAGGCCCCACAGCTTGTGGTCGGAGGGCAGTGGCTCTTGTTCGAATACGTCCAGTCCGGCACCGGCTATTGTGCCGGATTCGATGGCGTTGGCGAGGTCGTCTATTTTGCACACTTTGCCGCGGCCGATGTTGATGAAGTACGCGGAAGGTTTCATCAGGGTGAAGCGTCGCGCGTCGAACATGCCTTCGGTTTCGGGTGTGTGTGGGACGGTTGTGATGACGAAGTCCGCGCGTGGCAGGAGTGTGTCAATTTTGTCCGGGGTGTGGAATTCGACGTAGGGCAGTTCGTATTCGGGCCGAGGTTCGATGCCGATGACGGTCATTCCCAGTTCGTTGCACAGGCGGGCTGTCTCGTGTCCAATGCCGCCGACACCGTTGATGAGGGCTGTTGCGCCAGCGAGGTCTATGTACGGGGATTTGCGCGCGCTTTTGTCCCATTCTCTGCGCCGCTGTGCGTCCATGTACCACGGCAGCCCGCGTGCGAGTGCGAGCAGGAACATCAGGATGTGGTGGGATATGTGGTCGAAGTATATGCCGCGGGGATTTGTGATGGTTAACAGGTGTTCGGTCAGTTCCCTGTAGTAGTATCCGAAGAAGGGTCCCGCGTCTGGATTGTGCAGCCAGGCGAGTTTTTTAGCGATGGCGAGGGCATCGGGCGGTATCCAGCCGAATGCGGCGTCGGCATCGCGTATTGCCTCTATGGCGTCGGCGTCGGTTTCGGGCGATAGGACGTCGTATTCGGGGAGTTCGTCCGACAGGCGGGTGGCGAATGCGCGCTTGAGGTCGTCCTGCGGCGGCATGAATACAAATTTTGGCATTTTAATTCTCCAATCTTGCAGCCCATTTGATACATCCCGTGATGTGCGCGTGGAACCAGTCTTCGTGCCACAGGGCATCGGGGTGTCCCAGGGCGGTGTACATGACGCGGCCTTTGCCGTATTCGTGGCACCAGCCCATGGCGTAGTCGTTATCTTCGCGGTTGCCTTTTTCCAGATCTACGGTTTCGTTGTCGATCCGCATTAAGACATGTGTCTTGTTGCGGTCGTAATTTTTGAATGTGTAGATTTCATCAGTTACCCGAAAATAGTCGCCCAGCATTTTTGTTGCGGGGTGATTGGTGTCTTCGACAATGATCCCCACTTCGTGGTGCCAGGGGTGACCGTTGAACCATCCGCCGAGCATTTCGCCGTATTCGGGCCAGTCATAGCACGTGTCGGTTGCGTTGTGTATGCCGAAGAATGATTTGCCGTTGCGGACAAAGTCCAGGATCGCGGATTTTTGTTCGTCGGTAAAGGGCAGGTTTCCAGTTGTCGCAAATGCGAGGATGTCAAATTTTTCCAAATTCTCAGCGGAAATGCGATCCAACCGATGCGTGGTTAAGACCCGCCAGCCATTCTCTTTTCCGATTGCTTTCAGAGCCACTTCTGCGTCGGGCAAATAGCTGTGTTCAAATCCCGCTGAATGCCGCAGGAATAAGATGTTCATGTTTTTCCTTTCTGTTTAATAGAGACTCAATAAGCCTTCGGCGCCGGGGACCCGGCGTTTTTCGTATTCTTCAGATATCCACCGCGCATTTGACGGCAGGCCGGGATTGCGATAGGCATATACCACGCACCACCGCGTGTCACTGCCCGGCTGTCGCGGGTTTACGCCGTGAGCGGCAAATGTCCACATGGCGATTACGGTTCCAGGTGGCATAGAGGGCGCGTGTATCTGGAGGGGTTCACCCGTCATTGGATGGGTTTTTCCGCTGAGCCATTGTTCTTGCAATGCTTTGTCTGAGTCAATACGCCCGATTTTTTCGCGGAACAGATGGCTGCCGGGTACGACTTTTAATCCGCCGTCGTCGGGTTCAAATCCGTTGACGTAAAAGAAGATGCGAATAAATCCCAGGCTGGGGTCTTCTTCCCCATACCCATGTGTATGCCAGTGTGTTCCGCGGTTGCCCCCGGGGCGGTTCAGGCTGACGCAGTGATCGTACCGAATATTTTCGCCCAGAATATCTCGCGCCAGTCTGAGCATTTGGGGATGTCCGATCAAGCTTTCGAGATACCAGTCAAATTCAGCGGCGAACCGATTGGGTTCATGGCCTTCTTTAGCCTGTGGTCTGAGTGATTCGATATAGGACAGGGATTCTGTCAACTTTTCTCGCGCATCGTCTTTTAACAGTCCCGGGAAAGCGATATGTCCGTCGCGGTCCATTTTTCGGCGTTCGGATTCGCCGAATGTAAAGTCGTGAAAAATGGGTTCCCATTCCATAATGATTGTCTCATGCTATGCTATGGCTTCTTCGCCCAGGTGTTCAGATAGCCATCCGCGCAGGGGTACGTCTTCGTCAGTGGGAGAGGTGAATCCATATCCGCCGGTTGGCGCGTTGCCAAATAATTGTTTGCGGATGGGATCCAATCGGTCCCACCAGTGATCCATCGTTACGTCATCGCGGGGACGGAACCAGCGATAGCTATATCCGTAAAAGAGTGCCCGACGCGCTTCTGTCCAGTAATTTGCGCTTACCGAGTGCCAGAGTCTGCGGTCAAAAAATACGGCTGTTCCCGGTTTGACGAGCACGGGTATTGCATCTTTGGGTTCGGATGTGCGGTCGCCGTTGGGAAAGTCGTAGTCGTTGATCAAATGGCTGCCTGGTATAATGTAAAAGTTGCCCCGGCCATCTTCGCTGCAGTCCGTTAAAAAGTATGCTACTTTGATTGAGATGCGGGGGCGGGGGTCTGTTTCTAATTCCTGATTGAGCAGGGCACTGTCTTGATGCCAGCGCAGATTCTTTCCACTACTTCCGTTTGATACCGGGGGGGTGACGTTGAGGTGCGAGTGATAGATTTGCAAGTTCCAGCTCAAGATATCCCACACTTTTGCGATAGTCCTGGGCCAATCTACCAGTTCGACAAATTCCCAGTCGAGGCCGATGAAGTCTCTGACGCTCAAGCGCCCGAGTTTATCTATGCCTTGTTTGGGACGCATTTCGGCATCTATGCGATCGATCACGGCGCACAGGCGCGCGGCGTGATCGGGGTCGAGGGCATTTTCGACAATAAGATACCCATCGCGGTCAAACTGCAATCGCTCTTCTTCTGTCAGGCTATGCGATAGACATGAAGCATCCATGGTCGTCTCCTTTTTAAAACGCTTCCCAAAATGTTTTTCCCCATTCGCTTTTTGCATCGTCCCAGTCGTCGCGCCATTGGTACAGGGTTTCTCGCAGGTCGGCTACTTTGCTGGCGTGCGCTTTGTCGTCTGCGAGATTGTGTAGCTCCAGTGGGTCGTTTTCCAGATCGAATAGCTGCGTTGTGCGGCGTCCATTTACCGCGTATTCGATGAGCTTAAAACGATTGTCTTTTACCATGCGCTGCCACTCGCGATATGCAGAGAACAGGGTGTCGCGCACCTGTTCATCGCCGTTGTTGAGTGCGGATACCAGACTGGTGCCTTCCACGGAGTCCGGTGTGTTGGTGCCGATTAAGTCGCACAGGGTTGGGAATATATCGTGCAAATACACATAGGCGGATCGTTTTTGCCCCGCAGGTACGCCCGGTCCGGAAAATATCAGGGGTACGCGCACGCTGTGTTCGTACATGTTTTGTTTGCCGAAAAGTCCGTGTTGCCCCACTGCGAGGCCATTATCTCCGGCAAAGACGACGATGGTGTTATCCGCCATTCCGCGCGCGCTTATTGTGTCGAGTACGCGCCCCATCTGAGCGTCTAAGTGGGTGATCATGGCGTAGTATTCGGCAATGTGTTGCCGCACTTTGTAGGGGTCGCGGGGAAAATCTTCGAGGACTTCATCGCGCACTTTCAGGTCGCCATTGTCAAATGGATGCCCGCCCATAAAGTTCTCGGGAAGTGGGGTGTCTTCGGG
It encodes:
- a CDS encoding putative DNA binding domain-containing protein, whose product is MNEKTLSNITALGEGFTTEFKRSMSSNLGREICAFANATGGVILIGVTDDGEIVGVANHNKLKSQVQSIARSADPPIAVETESVNDVLCITVPEQHGKPYSFGGKYYIREGASSQQMSRDEIREFFFKEGLIRFDKTPCRNFKIDKDLTPEAWAQFAKRAHIPEGMDPIVALENLHLLEKGVMTHAGAWLLAEDITRYTLTAGVTCAVLRGVTNTHIIDLKNFTGDICAIYNDCIAYMQAKLNTALIPHARGRDERLELPEDALREAMVNAIAHRDYRSTAKVQVHIFYDRLEIVTPGGLPAGMREEDLGIKSVPRNPLLFGMFHRMGMVEQIGSGIRRIRQECRDYGVEEPVIEVSDNWVVTTFKRQVEHGGQIPPHVTEQVPYRYPTIPEQIKAKPESQPESQPESRQGSLEQRVLSLLLQAPMAKSSISTGLGQKTVSGQLNKVIRALRKAGLIKYTIPEKPGSRLQKYQITENGRNRLAELAN
- a CDS encoding tetratricopeptide repeat protein, encoding MKQNQQNDKSKPRIITLKQFLRHFGEQRNRKFCFILGAGASKSSGIPTGTELASQWLNEIKEDLDKGHFESWLREEGINKNAPASFYHQIFAKRFEIDHQAGYDFFEEIMEKAEPSCGYSFLAEILAQGKHDIVITTNFDSLTEDALFIYTSKKPLVIGHADLAGFINIQLQRPQVIKVHHDLFFSPQNTEDETGHIDEKLERGLQDIFQSYIPIVIGYGGNDGGFMDVLKRVLYKHKGIYWCFTGKEHPKGKIEKLVVDKQGCFIPIKDFDELMVLLGEKIGIGLPDEKIERIAEERVKRYRKQMKEVYIKNKEGSDLLPDALDKILKLEKLGEPNWLTYGFLASKETDPEKIESVYKEGLEKCPDSYELMNDYAIFLENTKKDYARAEKYYQKALALDPDDATINRNYAELLTYYRKDYVQAEEYYQKALALDPDDADINSHYAIFLQDFKKDYAQAEKYHQKALKLDPDNATINSDYAIFLTNPKKDYAQAEKYHQKALKLDPDDATINRNYAELLTYYRKDYVQAEEYYQKALALDPDDADINSHYAIFLQDFKKDYAQAEKYHQKSLALDSDDATINRCYALFLAFVKRDYAQAEEYYRKSLKLDPDDADINSHYAIFLQDIKRDYAQAQVYHKKALELDPDDAYINSDYALFLALIKRDYAQAQVYHEKALALDPDDADINSDYTIFLQDIKNNKRDYTQAQVYHEKALELKPNDANINGNYALFLLQQGYFEQAKTFIDQAFLLHPLKNLELELWFYRYACFYQDYPESKSKVESLLQDGIRSPGWPLEGLLEIVKKIVQHPEYDQVAEFARQISEV
- a CDS encoding Fic family protein → MKIEKPPYTITPDILFRIEEIGEAIGRATGISQDLRLRRINRILTIRGSLAIEGNILSEEQVSTILDGKPVIAPLRDIQEARNAIKAYDQYQQWNPASEADLLRAHEILMIGLLDAPGQYRRRDIGVMGGGEVHHIGPPPGRVPQLMANLLAWLGSTDEHPLIASSVFHYEFEFIHPFEDGNGRMGQLWQTLILTRWKPLFAHIPVESLVHARQSDYYKAIRQSSSEGESTPFIAFMLEIIPEAMKLATSIKRNFEELRHEQDI
- a CDS encoding SMP-30/gluconolactonase/LRE family protein, whose protein sequence is MEWNFEQVAGPFGFTEGPVWVGDALLFTDMPGDRAMRYDHRTGVCDEWRTGTNRANGLTTDAEGRVYGAEGTFDPSGDRFVDGPGRRIARYESDGSTTVISDNFEGNRFNSPNDLVVDAKGRVWFTDPRYGDDKSCMDIGHESVYRADPQADGSYTTVRVTFDTTKPNGLIVTPDMKTLYVAQSDYLPETARELRAYPIEGDGSLGACEVLHDFGADRGIDGMRLDSNLNIVASAGWPDGGPGPMIYVFAPDGEILEAHPFPINPTNCEFGDEDLQSLYVTAIDGYLYRARTHLKGLG
- a CDS encoding D-2-hydroxyacid dehydrogenase, yielding MPKFVFMPPQDDLKRAFATRLSDELPEYDVLSPETDADAIEAIRDADAAFGWIPPDALAIAKKLAWLHNPDAGPFFGYYYRELTEHLLTITNPRGIYFDHISHHILMFLLALARGLPWYMDAQRRREWDKSARKSPYIDLAGATALINGVGGIGHETARLCNELGMTVIGIEPRPEYELPYVEFHTPDKIDTLLPRADFVITTVPHTPETEGMFDARRFTLMKPSAYFINIGRGKVCKIDDLANAIESGTIAGAGLDVFEQEPLPSDHKLWGLPNVLMTPHIAVRDAGNINERRYEILIDNARRFLAGEELTNVVDKSKWY
- a CDS encoding ThuA domain-containing protein, producing the protein MNILFLRHSAGFEHSYLPDAEVALKAIGKENGWRVLTTHRLDRISAENLEKFDILAFATTGNLPFTDEQKSAILDFVRNGKSFFGIHNATDTCYDWPEYGEMLGGWFNGHPWHHEVGIIVEDTNHPATKMLGDYFRVTDEIYTFKNYDRNKTHVLMRIDNETVDLEKGNREDNDYAMGWCHEYGKGRVMYTALGHPDALWHEDWFHAHITGCIKWAARLEN
- a CDS encoding phytanoyl-CoA dioxygenase family protein, which translates into the protein MDASCLSHSLTEEERLQFDRDGYLIVENALDPDHAARLCAVIDRIDAEMRPKQGIDKLGRLSVRDFIGLDWEFVELVDWPRTIAKVWDILSWNLQIYHSHLNVTPPVSNGSSGKNLRWHQDSALLNQELETDPRPRISIKVAYFLTDCSEDGRGNFYIIPGSHLINDYDFPNGDRTSEPKDAIPVLVKPGTAVFFDRRLWHSVSANYWTEARRALFYGYSYRWFRPRDDVTMDHWWDRLDPIRKQLFGNAPTGGYGFTSPTDEDVPLRGWLSEHLGEEAIA
- a CDS encoding sulfatase-like hydrolase/transferase produces the protein MSKKPNILFFFTDDQRFDTIRALGNTDVQTPVLDRLVAQGTTFTHAHIPGGTSGAICMPSRAMLHTGRTLFHLDGAGQGIPNDHVMLGEHLQANGYRTWGTGKWHNGSASFARSFSDGAEIFFGGMDDHWNVPAFNHDPTGKYDAVLLQCPNPNQSSALKIRRGDHVTAGKHSSELFAEGAIDWLEKYDSDNPFFMYISFMAPHDPRTMPQKYLDMYDPEDTPLPENFMGGHPFDNGDLKVRDEVLEDFPRDPYKVRQHIAEYYAMITHLDAQMGRVLDTISARGMADNTIVVFAGDNGLAVGQHGLFGKQNMYEHSVRVPLIFSGPGVPAGQKRSAYVYLHDIFPTLCDLIGTNTPDSVEGTSLVSALNNGDEQVRDTLFSAYREWQRMVKDNRFKLIEYAVNGRRTTQLFDLENDPLELHNLADDKAHASKVADLRETLYQWRDDWDDAKSEWGKTFWEAF